A window of the Electrophorus electricus isolate fEleEle1 chromosome 11, fEleEle1.pri, whole genome shotgun sequence genome harbors these coding sequences:
- the LOC113571534 gene encoding hexokinase HKDC1-like isoform X1, with amino-acid sequence MFAVHLLSFYFTKLQEDQIRKVDRFLYAMRLSDEQLCDISSRFHVEMEKGLCGESNATATVKMLPTHVCSTPDGSEQGEFLALDLGGSRFKVLQVKVSEDGKRKVQMESETFPVPEEVLNGRGTDLFGHVAESLKAFMQKNDINHKRKPLGFTFSFPCLQSKLDEGVLLSWSKNYKARGVQGTDVVQLLRQAINNVGGTDVDVLALVNDTVGTMMTCGYDDQHCEVGVIIGTGTNACYMEELRHIDLVEGDEGRMCINTEWGAFGDDGALDDFITSFDREIDAASINPGKQLFEKLVSGMYMGEIVRLVLLKMAKAGLLFKGRMSDALRTKGKFHTEHVCLIEEYKDGLKNTRSILTELGLSASEEDCIAVQHVCTIVSFRSANLCAATLAAILTRMRQNKKLKSLRTTVGVDGTVYKTHPQYAKRLHKVVRRLVPECNVRFVLSESGSGKGAAMVTAVAQRLASRRRDVDDTLAGFALSTAQLQQVKEKMRRELELGLRKESHGSASVKMLPSYVYRTPDGTERGKFLALDLGGTNFRVLVVKIRSGIRKSVRMYNKIYAIPLEIMQGTGEELFDHIVQCISDFLDYMGMRNTCLPLGFTFSFPCRQTGIDKGILVNWTKGFKATDCEGNDVVDMLREAIKRRNEFDLDIVAVVNDTVGTMMTCAYEDPKCEIGLIAGTGSNVCYMEEMQNIESVEGDQGRMCVNTEWGGFGDNANIEDIRTRFDREVDEGSFNVGKQRFEKMTSGMYLGEIVRQILIDLTRRGLLFRGRITEPLKTRGIFETKFLSQIESDRLALLQVRSILQHLGLDSTCDDSIIVKEVCGTVSRRAARICGAGMAAVVDKIRENRGLDHLDITVGVDGTLYKLHPHFSRILKETVKELAPKCNVDFMLSEDGSGKGAALITAVARQHFRNT; translated from the exons ATGTTTGCTGTTCACTTGCTATCCTTCTACTTCACCAAGTTGCAGGAGGATCAAATCAGAAAG GTGGACCGATTTCTGTACGCGATGCGTCTTTCTGATGAGCAGCTCTGTGACATTTCCTCTCGCTTCCAtgtggagatggagaaaggaCTGTGTGGAGAGAGCAATGCCACGGCTACGGTTAAGATGCTGCCCACGCACGTGTGCTCCACGCCCGATGGCTCAG AACAAGGTGAGTTCCTGGCACTGGATCTTGGTGGTTCCAGGTTCAAAGTGCTTCAGGTGAAGGTATCCGAAGATGGGAAGAGAAAAGTTcagatggagagtgagacgTTCCCTGTCCCCGAGGAGGTTCTTAATGGGAGAGGAACAGAT CTTTTTGGTCATGTGGCAGAGTCTTTGAAAGCCTTTATGCAGAAGAATGATATAAATCACAAGAGAAAACCACTGGGTTTCACCTTCTCGTTCCCCTGTCTCCAGTCCAAACTTGACGAG GGTGTGTTACTCTCGTGGTCAAAAAACTACAAGGCCAGAGGTGTTCAAGGCACTGATGTGGTACAGTTACTGAGGCAAGCTATCAACAATGTTGGG GGCACTGATGTGGATGTCCTGGCCCTGGTCAATGACACTGTGGGGACCATGATGACCTGTGGATATGATGACCAGCACTGTGAGGTGGGAGTCATCATAG GTACGGGCACCAACGCGTGCTACATGGAGGAGCTGAGACACATTGACCTGGTGGAGGGCGACGAGGGGAGGATGTGCATCAACACAGAGTGGGGAGCGTTCGGAGACGACGGGGCACTCGACGATTTCATCACCAGTTTCGACCGTGAAATCGATGCGGCCTCCATCAACCCTGGAAAGCAgct GTTTGAGAAGCTGGTGAGCGGGATGTACATGGGCGAGATTGTACGTCTTGTCCTGCTGAAGATGGCCAAGGCCGGCCTGCTCTTTAAGGGCAGAATGTCCGATGCCCTCCGTACCAAGGGGAAGTTTCACACCGAGCATGTCTGCCTGATAGAAGA GTACAAAGACGGGCTGAAGAACACCAGAAGCATCCTCACCGAGCTGGGCCTCAGTGCCAGTGAGGAGGACTGCATCGCCGTCCAACATGTCTGCACCATCGTGTCCTTCAGGTCGGCCAACCTGTGCGCTGCCACACTGGCGGCCATCCTGACACGCATGCGGCAGAACAAGAAGCTGAAGAGCCTACGGACCACAGTGGGGGTGGATGGGACTGTCTACAAGACACACCCACA GTACGCCAAGAGGCTCCATAAGGTGGTGCGGCGGCTGGTGCCGGAATGCAACGTCCGCTTCGTGCTGTCAGAGAGTGGCAGCGGGAAAGGGGCGGCCATGGTGACCGCCGTGGCACAGAGGCTGGCATCGCGCCGCAGAGATGTGGATGACACGCTGGCGGGGTTCGCCCTCAGCACCGCGCAGCTCCAGCAGGTGAAGGAGAAGATGCGCAGAGAGCTGGAACTCGGCCTGCGGAAGGAGTCACACGGCTCGGCCTCCGTCAAAATGCTGCCCTCCTACGTGTACCGGACCCCAGATGGTACAG AAAGAGGAAAATTCCTTGCCTTGGATTTGGGTGGAACCAATTTCCGGGTGTTGGTGGTTAAGATCCGCAGTGGAATCCGCAAGTCCGTCCGCATGTACAACAAAATATATGCCATCCCACTGGAAATCATGCaggggacaggagaggag CTCTTTGACCACATAGTGCAGTGCATCTCCGATTTCCTGGACTACATGGGCATGAGGAACACCTGTCTGCCACTGGGCTTCACCTTCTCCTTCCCCTGCAGACAGACTGGCATTGATAAG GGAATTTTGGTGAACTGGACAAAAGGCTTCAAAGCTACGGACTGCGAAGGAAACGACGTGGTGGACATGCTGAGGGAAGCCATTAAGAGACGAAAT GAATTTGACCTCGATATtgttgctgtggtaaatgaCACTGTTGGCACGATGATGACATGTGCGTATGAGGATCCTAAATGTGAAATTGGGCTTATTGCTg GAACGGGCAGCAATGTGTGCTACATGGAGGAGATGCAGAATATTGAAAGCGTGGAAGGAGACCAGGGCAGGATGTGTGTTAACACAGAGTGGGGCGGGTTTGGGGACAACGCCAACATTGAGGACATTCGGACTAGGTTCGACCGCGAGGTGGATGAAGGCTCTTTCAATGTGGGAAAACAAAG GTTCGAGAAGATGACCAGTGGAATGTACCTGGGCGAGATTGTCAGGCAGATTCTCATAGATCTCACCAGACGGGGTCTTTTGTTTCGTGGCCGCATTACAGAACCTCTGAAAACCAGGGGAATTTTTGAAACCAAGTTCCTCTCACAGATTGAAAG TGACCGTCTGGCGCTACTGCAAGTGCGGTCCATTCTGCAGCACTTGGGTCTGGACAGCACGTGCGATGACAGCATCATCGTTAAGGAAGTGTGTGGGACCGTGTCACGCCGAGCCGCACGGATCTGTGGAGCAGGGATGGCTGCTGTCGTGGACAAGATCCGGGAGAACCGAGGACTGGACCACCTGGACATCACTGTGGGGGTGGACGGCACACTCTACAAACTCCATCCTCA CTTCTCCAGAATCCTTAAGGAGACAGTGAAGGAGCTCGCCCCTAAATGTAATGTGGACTTCATGCTATCCGAGGATGGCAGCGGGAAAGGGGCAGCCCTCATCACAGCTGTGGCCCGTCAGCATTTTAGGAACACGTAA
- the LOC113571534 gene encoding hexokinase HKDC1-like isoform X2 → MMTCGYDDQHCEVGVIIGTGTNACYMEELRHIDLVEGDEGRMCINTEWGAFGDDGALDDFITSFDREIDAASINPGKQLFEKLVSGMYMGEIVRLVLLKMAKAGLLFKGRMSDALRTKGKFHTEHVCLIEEYKDGLKNTRSILTELGLSASEEDCIAVQHVCTIVSFRSANLCAATLAAILTRMRQNKKLKSLRTTVGVDGTVYKTHPQYAKRLHKVVRRLVPECNVRFVLSESGSGKGAAMVTAVAQRLASRRRDVDDTLAGFALSTAQLQQVKEKMRRELELGLRKESHGSASVKMLPSYVYRTPDGTERGKFLALDLGGTNFRVLVVKIRSGIRKSVRMYNKIYAIPLEIMQGTGEELFDHIVQCISDFLDYMGMRNTCLPLGFTFSFPCRQTGIDKGILVNWTKGFKATDCEGNDVVDMLREAIKRRNEFDLDIVAVVNDTVGTMMTCAYEDPKCEIGLIAGTGSNVCYMEEMQNIESVEGDQGRMCVNTEWGGFGDNANIEDIRTRFDREVDEGSFNVGKQRFEKMTSGMYLGEIVRQILIDLTRRGLLFRGRITEPLKTRGIFETKFLSQIESDRLALLQVRSILQHLGLDSTCDDSIIVKEVCGTVSRRAARICGAGMAAVVDKIRENRGLDHLDITVGVDGTLYKLHPHFSRILKETVKELAPKCNVDFMLSEDGSGKGAALITAVARQHFRNT, encoded by the exons ATGATGACCTGTGGATATGATGACCAGCACTGTGAGGTGGGAGTCATCATAG GTACGGGCACCAACGCGTGCTACATGGAGGAGCTGAGACACATTGACCTGGTGGAGGGCGACGAGGGGAGGATGTGCATCAACACAGAGTGGGGAGCGTTCGGAGACGACGGGGCACTCGACGATTTCATCACCAGTTTCGACCGTGAAATCGATGCGGCCTCCATCAACCCTGGAAAGCAgct GTTTGAGAAGCTGGTGAGCGGGATGTACATGGGCGAGATTGTACGTCTTGTCCTGCTGAAGATGGCCAAGGCCGGCCTGCTCTTTAAGGGCAGAATGTCCGATGCCCTCCGTACCAAGGGGAAGTTTCACACCGAGCATGTCTGCCTGATAGAAGA GTACAAAGACGGGCTGAAGAACACCAGAAGCATCCTCACCGAGCTGGGCCTCAGTGCCAGTGAGGAGGACTGCATCGCCGTCCAACATGTCTGCACCATCGTGTCCTTCAGGTCGGCCAACCTGTGCGCTGCCACACTGGCGGCCATCCTGACACGCATGCGGCAGAACAAGAAGCTGAAGAGCCTACGGACCACAGTGGGGGTGGATGGGACTGTCTACAAGACACACCCACA GTACGCCAAGAGGCTCCATAAGGTGGTGCGGCGGCTGGTGCCGGAATGCAACGTCCGCTTCGTGCTGTCAGAGAGTGGCAGCGGGAAAGGGGCGGCCATGGTGACCGCCGTGGCACAGAGGCTGGCATCGCGCCGCAGAGATGTGGATGACACGCTGGCGGGGTTCGCCCTCAGCACCGCGCAGCTCCAGCAGGTGAAGGAGAAGATGCGCAGAGAGCTGGAACTCGGCCTGCGGAAGGAGTCACACGGCTCGGCCTCCGTCAAAATGCTGCCCTCCTACGTGTACCGGACCCCAGATGGTACAG AAAGAGGAAAATTCCTTGCCTTGGATTTGGGTGGAACCAATTTCCGGGTGTTGGTGGTTAAGATCCGCAGTGGAATCCGCAAGTCCGTCCGCATGTACAACAAAATATATGCCATCCCACTGGAAATCATGCaggggacaggagaggag CTCTTTGACCACATAGTGCAGTGCATCTCCGATTTCCTGGACTACATGGGCATGAGGAACACCTGTCTGCCACTGGGCTTCACCTTCTCCTTCCCCTGCAGACAGACTGGCATTGATAAG GGAATTTTGGTGAACTGGACAAAAGGCTTCAAAGCTACGGACTGCGAAGGAAACGACGTGGTGGACATGCTGAGGGAAGCCATTAAGAGACGAAAT GAATTTGACCTCGATATtgttgctgtggtaaatgaCACTGTTGGCACGATGATGACATGTGCGTATGAGGATCCTAAATGTGAAATTGGGCTTATTGCTg GAACGGGCAGCAATGTGTGCTACATGGAGGAGATGCAGAATATTGAAAGCGTGGAAGGAGACCAGGGCAGGATGTGTGTTAACACAGAGTGGGGCGGGTTTGGGGACAACGCCAACATTGAGGACATTCGGACTAGGTTCGACCGCGAGGTGGATGAAGGCTCTTTCAATGTGGGAAAACAAAG GTTCGAGAAGATGACCAGTGGAATGTACCTGGGCGAGATTGTCAGGCAGATTCTCATAGATCTCACCAGACGGGGTCTTTTGTTTCGTGGCCGCATTACAGAACCTCTGAAAACCAGGGGAATTTTTGAAACCAAGTTCCTCTCACAGATTGAAAG TGACCGTCTGGCGCTACTGCAAGTGCGGTCCATTCTGCAGCACTTGGGTCTGGACAGCACGTGCGATGACAGCATCATCGTTAAGGAAGTGTGTGGGACCGTGTCACGCCGAGCCGCACGGATCTGTGGAGCAGGGATGGCTGCTGTCGTGGACAAGATCCGGGAGAACCGAGGACTGGACCACCTGGACATCACTGTGGGGGTGGACGGCACACTCTACAAACTCCATCCTCA CTTCTCCAGAATCCTTAAGGAGACAGTGAAGGAGCTCGCCCCTAAATGTAATGTGGACTTCATGCTATCCGAGGATGGCAGCGGGAAAGGGGCAGCCCTCATCACAGCTGTGGCCCGTCAGCATTTTAGGAACACGTAA
- the LOC113571534 gene encoding hexokinase HKDC1-like isoform X3 codes for MYMGEIVRLVLLKMAKAGLLFKGRMSDALRTKGKFHTEHVCLIEEYKDGLKNTRSILTELGLSASEEDCIAVQHVCTIVSFRSANLCAATLAAILTRMRQNKKLKSLRTTVGVDGTVYKTHPQYAKRLHKVVRRLVPECNVRFVLSESGSGKGAAMVTAVAQRLASRRRDVDDTLAGFALSTAQLQQVKEKMRRELELGLRKESHGSASVKMLPSYVYRTPDGTERGKFLALDLGGTNFRVLVVKIRSGIRKSVRMYNKIYAIPLEIMQGTGEELFDHIVQCISDFLDYMGMRNTCLPLGFTFSFPCRQTGIDKGILVNWTKGFKATDCEGNDVVDMLREAIKRRNEFDLDIVAVVNDTVGTMMTCAYEDPKCEIGLIAGTGSNVCYMEEMQNIESVEGDQGRMCVNTEWGGFGDNANIEDIRTRFDREVDEGSFNVGKQRFEKMTSGMYLGEIVRQILIDLTRRGLLFRGRITEPLKTRGIFETKFLSQIESDRLALLQVRSILQHLGLDSTCDDSIIVKEVCGTVSRRAARICGAGMAAVVDKIRENRGLDHLDITVGVDGTLYKLHPHFSRILKETVKELAPKCNVDFMLSEDGSGKGAALITAVARQHFRNT; via the exons ATGTACATGGGCGAGATTGTACGTCTTGTCCTGCTGAAGATGGCCAAGGCCGGCCTGCTCTTTAAGGGCAGAATGTCCGATGCCCTCCGTACCAAGGGGAAGTTTCACACCGAGCATGTCTGCCTGATAGAAGA GTACAAAGACGGGCTGAAGAACACCAGAAGCATCCTCACCGAGCTGGGCCTCAGTGCCAGTGAGGAGGACTGCATCGCCGTCCAACATGTCTGCACCATCGTGTCCTTCAGGTCGGCCAACCTGTGCGCTGCCACACTGGCGGCCATCCTGACACGCATGCGGCAGAACAAGAAGCTGAAGAGCCTACGGACCACAGTGGGGGTGGATGGGACTGTCTACAAGACACACCCACA GTACGCCAAGAGGCTCCATAAGGTGGTGCGGCGGCTGGTGCCGGAATGCAACGTCCGCTTCGTGCTGTCAGAGAGTGGCAGCGGGAAAGGGGCGGCCATGGTGACCGCCGTGGCACAGAGGCTGGCATCGCGCCGCAGAGATGTGGATGACACGCTGGCGGGGTTCGCCCTCAGCACCGCGCAGCTCCAGCAGGTGAAGGAGAAGATGCGCAGAGAGCTGGAACTCGGCCTGCGGAAGGAGTCACACGGCTCGGCCTCCGTCAAAATGCTGCCCTCCTACGTGTACCGGACCCCAGATGGTACAG AAAGAGGAAAATTCCTTGCCTTGGATTTGGGTGGAACCAATTTCCGGGTGTTGGTGGTTAAGATCCGCAGTGGAATCCGCAAGTCCGTCCGCATGTACAACAAAATATATGCCATCCCACTGGAAATCATGCaggggacaggagaggag CTCTTTGACCACATAGTGCAGTGCATCTCCGATTTCCTGGACTACATGGGCATGAGGAACACCTGTCTGCCACTGGGCTTCACCTTCTCCTTCCCCTGCAGACAGACTGGCATTGATAAG GGAATTTTGGTGAACTGGACAAAAGGCTTCAAAGCTACGGACTGCGAAGGAAACGACGTGGTGGACATGCTGAGGGAAGCCATTAAGAGACGAAAT GAATTTGACCTCGATATtgttgctgtggtaaatgaCACTGTTGGCACGATGATGACATGTGCGTATGAGGATCCTAAATGTGAAATTGGGCTTATTGCTg GAACGGGCAGCAATGTGTGCTACATGGAGGAGATGCAGAATATTGAAAGCGTGGAAGGAGACCAGGGCAGGATGTGTGTTAACACAGAGTGGGGCGGGTTTGGGGACAACGCCAACATTGAGGACATTCGGACTAGGTTCGACCGCGAGGTGGATGAAGGCTCTTTCAATGTGGGAAAACAAAG GTTCGAGAAGATGACCAGTGGAATGTACCTGGGCGAGATTGTCAGGCAGATTCTCATAGATCTCACCAGACGGGGTCTTTTGTTTCGTGGCCGCATTACAGAACCTCTGAAAACCAGGGGAATTTTTGAAACCAAGTTCCTCTCACAGATTGAAAG TGACCGTCTGGCGCTACTGCAAGTGCGGTCCATTCTGCAGCACTTGGGTCTGGACAGCACGTGCGATGACAGCATCATCGTTAAGGAAGTGTGTGGGACCGTGTCACGCCGAGCCGCACGGATCTGTGGAGCAGGGATGGCTGCTGTCGTGGACAAGATCCGGGAGAACCGAGGACTGGACCACCTGGACATCACTGTGGGGGTGGACGGCACACTCTACAAACTCCATCCTCA CTTCTCCAGAATCCTTAAGGAGACAGTGAAGGAGCTCGCCCCTAAATGTAATGTGGACTTCATGCTATCCGAGGATGGCAGCGGGAAAGGGGCAGCCCTCATCACAGCTGTGGCCCGTCAGCATTTTAGGAACACGTAA
- the LOC113571533 gene encoding hexokinase-1: MIAAQLLAYYFTELKDDQVKKIDKYLYSMRFSDETLRDIKSRFRLELDKGLGRDTNATATVKMLPTFVRSIPDGSEKGDFIALDLGGSNFRILRVKVSHEKKQTVQMESQIYETPEDIIHGSGTRLFDHVAECLGDFMEKHKIKDKKLPVGFTFSFPCAHTKLDEAVLLTWTKRFKTSGVEGMDVVKLLNKAIKKRGDYEADIMAVVNDTVGTMMTCGFDDQRCEVGIIIGTGTNACYMEELRHIDLVEGDEGRMCINTEWGAFGDDGSLEDIRTEYDREIDRGSLNPGKQLFEKMVSGMYMGELVRLILVKMAKEGLLFEGRITPELLTRGKFETKHLSAIEKTKEGLTKAKEILTRLGVEPSMDDCIAVQHVCAIVSFRSANLIAATLGGILNRLKDNKNVPRLRTTVGIDGSLYKMHPQYSRRLHKTVRRLVPECDVRFLLSESGSGKGAALVTAWAYRLADQTRQIAETLAEFRLTQEQLMEVKKRMLTEIQNGLSKNTQSTATVKMLPTYVRSTPDGTENGDFLALDLGGTNFRVLLVKIRSGKKRMVEMHNKIYAIPIEVMQGTGEELFDHIVTCISDFLDYMGMKKARLPLGFTFSFPCRQTSLDAGILVNWTKGFKATDCEGEDVVNLLREGIKRREEFDLDVVAVVNDTVGTMMTCAYEEPTCEVGLIAGTGSNACYMEEMRNIETVEGNEGRMCVNMEWGAFGDNGCLDDIRTQYDTAVDDLSLNPGKQRYEKMCSGMYLGEIVRNILIDLTKRGFLFRGQISETLKTRGIFETKFLSQIESDRLALLQVRSILQHLGLDSTCDDSIIVKEVCGTVSRRAARICGAGMAAVVDKIRENRGLDHLDITVGVDGTLYKLHPHFSRIMHQTVRDLAPKCNVNFLLSEDGSGKGAALITAVGCRLREQEQKS; the protein is encoded by the exons ATGATAGCCGCACAGCTTTTGGCCTACTACTTCACCGAGCTGAAGGATGACCAGGTCAAAAAG ATCGATAAGTACCTGTACTCCATGCGCTTCTCCGACGAGACGCTGCGGGACATCAAGAGCCGCTTCCGTCTGGAGCTAGATAAGGGCCTGGGCCGTGACACCAATGCCACTGCCACCGTCAAGATGCTGCCCACCTTTGTCAGGTCCATCCCTGATGGCTCCG AGAAGGGGGATTTTATTGCCTTGGATCTGGGAGGCTCTAATTTCCGTATCCTGAGAGTAAAAGTCTCCCATGAGAAGAAGCAGACGGTGCAGATGGAAAGTCAGATCTATGAAACTCCTGAAGACATTATTCATGGCAGTGGGACACGG CTGTTTGACCATGTTGCAGAGTGTCTAGGGGACTTCATGGAGAAGCATAAAATCAAAGACAAGAAGCTGCCTGTGGGATTCACCTTCTCTTTCCCATGTGCTCACACTAAACTGGATGAG GCTGTTTTGTTGACTTGGACAAAGCGTTTTAAGACTAGTGGAGTGGAGGGGATGGATGTGGTCAAGCTTCTTAACAAGGCCATCAAAAAGCGAGGG GACTATGAAGCAGATATTATGGCAGTGGTCAACGATACTGTGGGAACCATGATGACATGTGGTTTTGATGACCAGCGCTGTGAAGTTGGGATCATCATTG GTACGGGCACCAACGCGTGCTACATGGAGGAGCTGAGACACATTGACCTGGTGGAGGGCGACGAGGGGAGGATGTGCATCAACACAGAGTGGGGAGCGTTCGGGGACGACGGCTCACTGGAGGACATCCGAACTGAATACGACAGAGAGATTGACCGTGGATCCCTCAACCCGGGGAAGCAACT GTTCGAGAAGATGGTGAGTGGGATGTATATGGGGGAGCTGGTGCGGCTCATCCTGGTAAAGATGGCCAAAGAGGGTCTGCTGTTCGAGGGCCGCATCACTCCAGAGCTGCTGACCAGAGGCAAATTTGAAACAAAGCATCTGTCTGCCATTGAGAA GACTAAAGAGGGCTTGACCAAAGCCAAGGAAATTCTGACCCGACTGGGCGTGGAACCATCGATGGACGACTGCATTGCCGTGCAGCACGTGTGTGCTATTGTATCGTTCCGTTCGGCAAATCTCATCGCCGCTACACTGGGTGGTATCCTTAACCGCCTGAAGGACAACAAGAACGTCCCCCGACTCCGCACCACCGTGGGCATTGACGGCTCCCTCTACAAGATGCACCCACA ATATTCCCGCCGTCTGCATAAGACAGTGCGACGCCTAGTGCCTGAATGTGATGTGCGCTTCCTGCTCTCAGAAAGTGGGAGTGGCAAAGGTGCCGCCTTGGTGACAGCCTGGGCCTACCGATTGGCTGATCAGACACGCCAGATCGCTGAGACGCTGGCGGAGTTCCGCCTTACCCAGGAACAGCTGATGGAGGTAAAGAAGAGGATGCTGACAGAGATTCAAAATGGCCTGAGCAAGAATACTCAGAGCACGGCCACGGTGAAGATGCTGCCCACCTATGTGCGCAGCACCCCGGATGGAACAG AAAATGGTGATTTCCTGGCTTTGGACCTCGGAGGCACAAACTTCAGGGTGCTTTTAGTGAAGATCCGCAGTGGTAAAAAGCGCATGGTGGAGATGCATAACAAAATCTATGCCATCCCAATCGAGGTGATGCAGGGAACAGGAGAAGAG CTCTTTGACCACATCGTCACCTGCATATCAGACTTCCTGGACTACATGGGCATGAAGAAGGCTCGCCTCCCCTTGGGCTTCACATTCTCCTTCCCCTGCAGACAGACCAGCCTGGACGCT GGCATCCTTGTAAACTGGACAAAGGGATTTAAGGCCACGGACTGCGAGGGCGAGGATGTAGTCAACCTCCTGAGGGAAGGGATTAAAAGGAGAGAG GAGTTTGATTTGGATGTTGTGGCAGTGGTCAATGACACAGTAGGCACCATGATGACTTGTGCCTACGAGGAGCCAACGTGTGAGGTCGGCCTTATTGCAG GCACAGGCAGCAATGCATGCTACATGGAGGAGATGAGGAACATCGAGACGGTGGAGGGGAATGAGGGCAGGATGTGTGTGAACATGGAGTGGGGAGCGTTCGGTGACAATGGGTGCCTGGATGACATAAGGACCCAGTATGACACAGCTGTGGATGATTTATCCCTCAACCCCGGCAAGCAGAG ataTGAGAAGATGTGCAGTGGGATGTACCTGGGTGAGATTGTGCGAAACATCCTCATTGATTTGACAAAGCGTGGTTTCCTCTTCAGAGGTCAGATCTCTGAGACGCTGAAGACTAGGGGCATCTTTGAAACCAAATTCCTATCCCAAATTGAGAG TGACCGTCTGGCGCTACTGCAAGTGCGGTCCATTCTGCAGCATTTGGGTCTGGACAGCACGTGCGATGACAGCATCATCGTTAAGGAAGTGTGTGGGACCGTGTCACGCCGAGCCGCACGGATCTGTGGAGCAGGGATGGCTGCTGTAGTGGACAAGATCCGGGAGAACCGAGGACTGGACCACCTGGACATCACTGTGGGAGTGGACGGCACACTCTACAAACTCCATCCTCA ttTCTCCCGGATAATGCACCAGACTGTGAGGGATCTCGCCCCCAAATGTAATGTGAACTTCCTGCTCTCTGAGGACGGAAGTGGGAAGGGTGCCGCTCTGATCACCGCCGTGGGATGTCGCCTACGCGAGCAAGAACAAAAGAGCTGA
- the tacr2 gene encoding substance-K receptor encodes MDTTLDPLSSSYVLYDEDDGNETSINLFEQPDWQVALWAIAYSLIVIVSIIGNVTVIWIILAHKRMRTVTNYFIVNLAFSDASMATFNTVFNFVYAIHNDWYFGLGYCKFQNFFPITAVFSSIYSMAAIAIDRYMAIIHPLKSRLSSTTTKIVISVIWAVAFILAFPQCFYSSTNVYSHRTVCMVEWPDDYGGKHQLSYQIAVIILIYMLPLLVMLVTYSLVGQRLWGSKIPGEASDHYQNQIQAKRKVVKMMIVVVMTFAVCWLPYHIYFILGSFKNDIYNQQYIQQVYLAIFWLAMSSNMYNPIIYCCLNQR; translated from the exons ATGGATACAACTTTGGACCCGCTATCATCCTCATATGTACTTTACGATGAAGATGATGGAAACGAAACCTCCATCAATCTTTTTGAACAACCGGACTGGCAAGTGGCGCTGTGGGCGATTGCGTACTCATTAATTGTTATTGTTTCCATCATTGGTAATGTCACAGTAATCTGGATCATCCTGGCGCACAAACGAATGAGGACAGTAACTAACTATTTTATTGTGAACCTCGCCTTCTCTGATGCATCAATGGCCACATTTAACACTGTCTTCAATTTTGTGTATGCTATACATAACGACTGGTACTTTGGTTTGGGATACTGTAAATTTCAAAACTTTTTCCCCATAACAGCCGTGTTTTCAAGCATATATTCCATGGCAGCTATTGCAATTGACAG ATACATGGCCATTATCCACCCTTTGAAATCAAGGCTGTCCTCCACTACCACTAAAATAGTGATCAGTGTGATCTGGGCAGTGGCTTTCATCCTGGCCTTCCCTCAATGTTTCTACTCCAGCACCAACGTCTACTCCCACCGCACGGTCTGCATGGTGGAATGGCCCGATGACTACGGGGGAAAGCACCAGCTCTc GTATCAGATAGCCGTCATTATCCTGATCTACatgctccccctgctggtgatGCTGGTGACATACAGTCTGGTGGGCCAGCGTTTATGGGGCAGCAAGATCCCTGGTGAAGCGTCAGACCACTACCAGAACCAGATCCAGGCAAAGCGCAAG GTGGTGAAGATGATGATAGTTGTGGTGATGACCTTTGCTGTATGCTGGCTGCCCTACCATATCTACTTCATACTGGGCAGCTTCAAGAATGATATATACAACCAGCAGTACATCCAGCAGGTCTACTTGGCCATCTTCTGGCTGGCTATGAGTTCCAACATGTACAACCCCATTATTTACTGCTGTCTGAACCAAAGGTAA